The following are from one region of the Leptospira yasudae genome:
- a CDS encoding DUF1145 domain-containing protein, with translation MNPLLQAAKIVSAFFWIVFGADLFGFIQMGEPLDFLIKVVGFGTLAVHLMEIAYFWLTFKHKSTNPALDALQILAFGVFHMIPLRNK, from the coding sequence ATGAACCCTCTTTTACAAGCCGCAAAAATCGTATCCGCATTCTTCTGGATCGTCTTCGGAGCCGATCTATTCGGTTTTATTCAAATGGGAGAACCTCTGGACTTTTTGATCAAGGTAGTCGGATTCGGAACTCTCGCCGTGCATTTGATGGAGATCGCTTATTTCTGGCTAACCTTCAAACATAAATCGACTAACCCGGCGTTAGACGCTCTGCAGATTCTCGCCTTCGGAGTATTTCACATGATTCCTCTCCGAAACAAATAA
- a CDS encoding glycosyltransferase family 2 protein, whose product MVSAKKKSNATTQSKRKSDITSLIIPIYNEAGHLKEFLTKVDALVLPTDKELVFIDDCSKDDSRSILQTFRFRSSHQILLQEKNQGKGAALQRGIEAATGNFLIVQDADFEYDMDEVPMLLEPLMRGKADVVFGSRFKKDGRQVHRTFHYMVNRFLTFVSNFMSGLYLTDMETCYKAFRSEIIKNVNLESKRFGFEPEVTAKIARLKIRVQEFPISYYPRNYLEGKKITWKDGVAALRHILYFNLIQSKKSFFKKDLPEKYIPKGIHWL is encoded by the coding sequence ATGGTATCCGCGAAGAAAAAATCAAACGCTACGACTCAAAGCAAAAGAAAGAGCGATATAACCTCTCTGATCATTCCGATCTACAATGAAGCCGGTCATTTGAAGGAATTCTTAACCAAGGTAGACGCGCTCGTATTACCCACCGACAAAGAACTCGTGTTCATTGACGATTGTTCTAAGGACGATTCTCGTTCCATTTTACAAACCTTTCGCTTTCGCTCTTCGCATCAGATTCTCCTGCAAGAAAAAAATCAGGGCAAAGGAGCGGCATTGCAACGAGGGATCGAGGCCGCCACAGGAAACTTTCTGATCGTTCAGGACGCCGATTTTGAATACGATATGGACGAGGTTCCTATGCTACTCGAACCTCTGATGCGTGGAAAAGCCGACGTCGTGTTCGGTTCCCGATTCAAAAAGGACGGAAGACAGGTTCACAGAACGTTTCACTATATGGTCAATCGTTTCCTAACGTTTGTTTCCAACTTCATGAGCGGTCTATATCTGACCGATATGGAAACCTGTTATAAAGCCTTCCGATCCGAAATCATCAAAAACGTGAACTTAGAATCGAAACGTTTCGGTTTCGAACCTGAAGTCACCGCGAAAATCGCGAGACTCAAGATTCGCGTTCAGGAATTTCCGATTTCGTATTATCCGAGAAATTATTTGGAAGGGAAAAAAATCACCTGGAAGGACGGAGTCGCTGCACTGCGTCATATTTTGTATTTCAATCTGATTCAATCCAAGAAAAGTTTTTTTAAAAAAGATCTTCCTGAAAAATACATTCCTAAAGGAATCCACTGGCTGTAA
- a CDS encoding LA_3751/LA_3752 family putative glycosyltransferase: MEKLFRNAGLKKSVRIGLIVLTVSILVLFLWKRFQWDSGTSPLIQTDAQIKVYQTAQYAKNGINNHDCYYEGGRWDLEFRYFPFHYPWVVYTEDVKSDRTCRFQYPSYLAQGFALLYRWTGYRFLNFAILLFYFLAAFLTVRISIKRFGVSNPVGLAVGILALTGYPQNSGFEYSETVISNVCFLLFLNAALAVVLQGEESITAVLYGFAGSLAVFLRSESVFYYFALGLGTILFFRTSFRELFKRFRFLIVGFLIGGACFAFYNYHEFGAVLGIRSKLSYSDFLKLNPATKLELLKGYFFGSSIQVGLFSYCLPMIAAVIGFSFLRRKESDQGRAYSILLLTGILGMLLVQTFSPYNPGGLYAGLRFTEISYYCFTLLIGIAIHTVQNSGRSRPHYAVYVLCVLQILFCLFHTRKNIQVVDFVKKHHEILQKEWSSYPDFPVVHKSLFDMFLVSTSYLDKPHFVAKDETSWKGLESILDSNGVPGIQVFYFGLTPPKDINAPQDFYDEWINTKYEIRSTRYALQERKIVEGFVLERYVLNSDKKN, translated from the coding sequence ATGGAGAAACTCTTTCGGAATGCCGGTTTAAAGAAATCGGTTCGAATTGGGCTGATTGTTCTTACCGTTTCAATCCTTGTCTTGTTTCTATGGAAACGGTTTCAATGGGATTCGGGAACTTCTCCTTTGATTCAAACCGACGCTCAGATCAAAGTCTATCAAACGGCCCAATATGCAAAAAATGGAATCAACAATCACGATTGTTATTACGAAGGAGGACGCTGGGATTTAGAGTTTCGATACTTTCCGTTTCATTACCCTTGGGTCGTTTATACCGAAGATGTGAAATCCGATCGGACTTGTCGTTTTCAATATCCTTCTTATTTGGCGCAAGGTTTTGCGCTTTTGTATCGATGGACCGGCTATCGGTTTCTGAATTTTGCGATTCTTTTGTTTTATTTTTTAGCGGCGTTTTTAACGGTTCGCATTTCCATAAAACGGTTCGGCGTATCGAATCCGGTCGGTCTTGCCGTCGGAATTCTCGCGCTTACGGGCTATCCGCAAAACTCGGGTTTTGAATATTCGGAAACCGTAATTTCGAACGTGTGCTTTTTGCTGTTTTTGAATGCCGCCTTGGCGGTCGTGCTTCAGGGAGAAGAATCAATAACCGCCGTTCTTTACGGATTTGCGGGTTCCCTTGCGGTGTTTTTACGTTCGGAAAGTGTGTTCTATTATTTTGCGCTCGGTTTGGGAACGATTCTATTTTTCAGAACTTCCTTTCGCGAACTTTTCAAACGATTTCGTTTTTTAATCGTTGGGTTTTTGATCGGGGGTGCTTGTTTTGCATTTTACAATTATCACGAGTTCGGAGCCGTACTCGGGATCAGAAGCAAACTGTCCTATTCCGATTTTCTAAAGTTGAATCCGGCGACCAAACTGGAATTGCTAAAGGGGTATTTTTTCGGTTCTTCGATTCAGGTAGGATTGTTCTCCTATTGTCTGCCGATGATTGCAGCCGTGATAGGCTTCTCCTTTTTGCGCAGAAAAGAATCCGATCAGGGAAGAGCATATTCCATTCTTTTATTGACCGGAATTTTAGGAATGCTTTTGGTCCAAACCTTCAGTCCTTACAATCCGGGCGGTTTGTATGCGGGCCTGCGCTTTACCGAGATTTCGTATTATTGTTTTACTTTGTTAATTGGAATTGCAATTCATACCGTTCAGAATTCCGGAAGAAGCCGTCCGCACTACGCAGTTTATGTATTATGCGTACTTCAGATTCTCTTTTGTCTGTTTCATACCCGTAAGAATATTCAAGTCGTCGACTTCGTAAAAAAACACCATGAGATTCTCCAGAAGGAATGGAGTTCGTATCCCGATTTTCCGGTCGTTCATAAAAGTCTTTTCGATATGTTTTTGGTTTCGACTTCCTATTTGGACAAACCTCACTTTGTTGCAAAAGATGAGACTTCCTGGAAGGGATTGGAGTCGATTCTTGACTCGAATGGCGTGCCTGGGATTCAGGTTTTCTATTTCGGTTTAACGCCGCCTAAGGACATCAATGCGCCTCAGGATTTTTACGATGAATGGATCAATACGAAGTATGAGATTCGTTCAACTCGATACGCTTTGCAGGAAAGGAAGATCGTGGAGGGTTTCGTTCTGGAACGTTACGTTTTAAATTCTGATAAAAAGAATTAG